One window of the Triticum dicoccoides isolate Atlit2015 ecotype Zavitan chromosome 3B, WEW_v2.0, whole genome shotgun sequence genome contains the following:
- the LOC119275464 gene encoding vesicle transport protein SFT2B-like, with translation MDALTRFHRSVAGGDDEEWQEDDILGDTEGLCSLSPLQRLYAFAACLVAGLALMMLSLIVFARPIKFALLFTFGNIMAVGSTVFIMGVNKQLRMMLDPVRVYATAIYVGCAVFALIFALLIHDKLLTLIAIICEICALFWYSLSYIPFARRIVSDLMVKLCDTEL, from the exons ATGGACGCCCTCACCCGCTTCCACCGGTCGGTcgccggcggcgacgacgaggagTGGCAGGAGGACGACATCCTCGGTGATACCGAGGGCCTCTGCTCTCTGTCCCCTCTCCAG CGGCTCTACGCCTTCGCGGCTTGCTTGGTTGCTGGACTTGCCCTCATGATGCTG tcACTTATTGTTTTCGCCAGACCTATCAAATTTGCTCTCTTGTTTACATTTGGAAACATAATGGCAGTTGGCAG CACAGTCTTTATAATGGGGGTAAATAAACAATTGAGGATGATGCTTGACCCAGTTCGTGTTTATGCAACGGCTATTTATGTTGGATGTGctgtttttgctctgattttcGCTCTTTTG ATTCATGACAAGCTGCTAACATTGATTGCAATCATATGTGAGATATGTGCGCTCTTCTG GTATAGCTTGAGCTACATCCCTTTCGCTCGACGGATTGTCTCCGACCTGATGGTGAAGCTCTGCGACACTGAGCTATGA
- the LOC119275463 gene encoding probable F-box protein At3g61730, which translates to MGKAFSLLRPQPQPQREPGEGMGMELRKRPRPRRLDPDFVSSPPPTPPRKRPRKQDAERKRPRRPAAVKTQLPAPSKRARCAQQGIGSPVAGLQPSRCCRIVAPLSRVSFIPRSRVPFNWYEPDIWTEVAKHLHGADLLRLSATCLWFFRLLYEDSIWRYAFLRDLSLRTNEPKMLRLLQVPRPFHRSWRLLYATAFDDTHAYCFRQPEKHIEWFRIGGFLMDTTKLLLTAKLALPPWRPILDDGPEISIGFMGACLLTNVRPGIWIADMNMVRCPVCNLNKCEGTMQVLDARHCELYLENKFRDGTWEYEDLGSYFSNGKLDTAAAAIFNHDHIDSPCVKNILNSKSWIRDHTNLLPKGCFTPVAVALSSNLKPNEGLLSRFQAMRDMSRGGQIVSVRITQQLL; encoded by the exons ATGGGCAAGGCCTTCTCCCTCCTGCGCCCGCAGCCACAGCCGCAGAGAGAGCCGGGGGAGGGGATGGGGATGGAGCTGAGGAAGCGCCCGCGGCCGCGGCGCCTCGACCCCGACTTCGTCtcgtcgccgccgcccacgccgcccAGGAAGCGGCCGCGGAAGCAGGACGCGGAGAGGAAGCGgccacggcggccggcggcggtgaAGACGCAGCTGCCGGCGCCGAGCAAGAGGGCCAGGTGCGCGCAGCAGGGCATCGGGAGCCCCGTCGCCGGCCTCCAGCCTTCCAGGTGCTGCAGGATCGTGGCGCCGCTGTCGCGCGTCTCCTTCATCCCCCGCTCTCGCGTCCCCTTCAACTG GTATGAGCCGGACATCTGGACGGAGGTGGCCAAGCACCTGCACGGCGCCGACCTGCTGAGGCTCTCCGCCACCTGCCTCTGGTTCTTCCGCCTCCTCTACGAGGACTCCATCTGGCGCTACGCCTTCCTCCGCGACCTCTCGCTCCGCACCAACGAGCCCAAGATGCTCAGGCTCCTCCAGGTTCCCCGCCCGTTCCACCGCTCCTGGCGCCTCCTCTATGCCACCGCCTTCG ACGATACCCATGCGTACTGCTTCCGTCAGCCCGAGAAGCACATTG AGTGGTTTCGCATTGGTGGATTCCTGATGGACACCACGAAGCTGCTGCTGACGGCGAAGCTGGCATTGCCACCATGGAGGCCGATCCTGGATGATGGCCCGGAGATCTCCATCGGATTCATGGGAGCCTGCTTGCTCACCAACGTCCGCCCCGGCATCTGGATCGCTG ACATGAACATGGTGCGGTGCCCCGTGTGCAACCTCAACAAGTGCGAAG GGACGATGCAGGTTCTGGATGCGCGGCACTGCGAGCTGTACCTGGAGAACAAGTTCAGGGATGGGACCTGGGAGTATGAGGACCTCGGCAGTTACTTTAGCAATGGGAAGCTGGAtactgccgccgccgccatcttcaaCCATGACCACATCGATAGCCCATGTGTCAAAA ATATTCTCAATTCCAAGTCTTGGATCCGGGATCACACCAACCTGCTGCCCAAGGGATGCTTCACCCCGGTCGCTGTCGCCCTCAGCAGCAACCTCAAGCCCAACGAAG GGTTGCTGTCGAGGTTCCAGGCGATGCGGGACATGTCGAGGGGCGGGCAGATTGTGTCTGTCAGGATCACGCAGCAGCTCCTGTGA
- the LOC119281100 gene encoding uncharacterized protein LOC119281100: MGNALPCLVDHGVKALPAAVRPRRRMYSLKLLMKVLHRMKRTPRGNKIGGKSSPESEVGGAGVKSIKASPRRAAAAAGRGGGGQRKGVVRVKVLLSKEEAARLLSLTVGGQKTAAQIVAEIKRMEARRAAANAAAAAGWRPALASIPEESS; the protein is encoded by the coding sequence ATGGGCAACGCTCTGCCGTGCTTGGTCGACCACGGCGTGAAGGCTCTGCCGGCGGCGGTGAGGCCCAGGCGGAGGATGTACTCGCTCAAGCTTCTCATGAAGGTCCTCCACAGGATGAAGAGGACGCCGCGCGGCAACAAGATTGGCGGCAAGTCCTCGCCGGAATCCGAAGTAGGTGGGGCGGGTGTGAAGAGCATCAAGGCTTCCCCGAGacgagcggcagcggcggcgggtcgTGGTGGCGGTGGCCAGAGGAAGGGCGTCGTGAGGGTGAAGGTGCTCCTCAGCAAGGAGGAGGCGGCGCGGCTGCTGTCGCTGACCGTGGGAGGCCAGAAGACGGCGGCGCAGATCGTGGCCGAGATCAAGAGGATGGaggcccgccgcgccgccgccaatgccgcggcggcggccgggtgGCGGCCCGCGCTGGCGAGTATCCCCGAGGAGTCGTCGTAG